The Chelatococcus sp. HY11 genome includes a window with the following:
- the grpE gene encoding nucleotide exchange factor GrpE has product MTQTPPRPEQADAENNAIETDETLAGNVQDEITAEAAAIAELEAEKRDLKDKLLRTLAEMENLRRRTEREIADARAYGVTSFARDMLTPVDNIRRAIETIPAEIREQADNPVKPFLEGIELTERDLIKTLERHGVRKIDPVDQKFDPNMHQAMFEVEDASKPHGTVVQVIQSGFVIGERVLRPAMVGVSKGGPKLAAGNSTDAGPATSH; this is encoded by the coding sequence ATGACCCAGACGCCGCCCCGCCCCGAGCAGGCTGACGCCGAGAACAACGCCATCGAGACAGATGAGACGCTCGCGGGCAATGTCCAAGACGAGATCACCGCCGAAGCGGCAGCGATCGCTGAACTCGAGGCGGAGAAGCGCGACCTGAAGGACAAGCTCCTGCGGACGCTCGCCGAGATGGAAAATCTCCGGCGGCGCACCGAACGTGAAATCGCTGATGCCAGGGCCTATGGTGTCACCAGCTTCGCGCGGGACATGCTGACGCCAGTCGACAACATCCGCCGCGCTATCGAGACGATCCCCGCGGAAATTCGGGAGCAGGCGGACAACCCGGTCAAGCCGTTCCTTGAAGGCATCGAATTGACCGAGCGTGACCTGATCAAGACCCTTGAGCGCCACGGCGTGCGCAAGATCGATCCCGTCGACCAGAAGTTCGATCCGAATATGCATCAGGCAATGTTCGAGGTCGAGGATGCCAGCAAGCCTCACGGCACGGTGGTGCAGGTGATCCAGTCGGGCTTCGTGATCGGTGAACGCGTGCTGCGACCTGCCATGGTCGGCGTATCGAAAGGCGGCCCCAAGCTTGCAGCCGGCAATTCGACCGATGCCGGCCCCGCGACCAGTCACTGA
- a CDS encoding [protein-PII] uridylyltransferase, giving the protein MARAPADPVQAAIAVLQSSFGNDAVALRNGLVTYLKDIHERGLIHAEERLLAERDGLACAHRLSATMDRIIAIAFGVVTQLLHPQPEGAGASTLAIVAVGGYGRGTLAPGSDVDVLFMMSAPAKPKGALRSRPSQTPPAAQAGWGERVVEAVLYVLWDLKLKVGHATRTVDESIQEATNDLTIRTAILEARYLVGDRALFDELVTRFDKEIVSSTAPAFVEAKLAERDARLRRAGTSRYVVEPNVKDGKGGLRDLNTLFWIAKYAYRVRDAKELVAAGLFTQDEFALFQRCESFLWRVRCHMHFVTGRAEERLSFDLQPPIALRNGYIAHGGLSAVERFMKRYFLTAKDVGDLTAIVCAALEARHAKPRPVLDRFVSRLRSRRNYRALESRDFILDNNRITIADNEVFKRDPINLIRLYWLADRHSYAIHPDASRLATRSLTLIDRSVRNDPEANRLFLDVLTSHNTPEIVLRRMNESGVLGRFIPEFGRIVALMQFNMYHHYTVDEHLLRAVGVLADIDAGRADAEHPLSGEVIGTIQNRQALYVAVFLHDVAKGRQSDHSAGGARVARKLGPRFGLTPAETETAAWLVDNHLLMSMVAQSRDINDPSTIRSFAGTVQTMERLKLLLILTVCDIKAVGPGVWNGWKGELLRSLYYETQIALTGGHVSASRNERVSAAQAELREALPDWSGADFAAYAARHYAPYWLKVDLARKIQHAKLIRRAEETGETTVTAVETDGFRGVTELVAAAPDHPRLLAILTGACAAAGGNIVDAQIFTTTDGLALDTLVISRAFDRDDDELRRGERIAQAIKRALTGEVRIADLVASRRPKKDRSRTFHVPTEVIVDNSLSDRHTVLEISGLDRPGLLYDLTTVLSQLNLNIASAHIATYGEKVVDVFYVTDLTGAKIDNSNRQTTIRRAIERIFLEEQADVADSKTG; this is encoded by the coding sequence ATGGCGCGCGCCCCGGCTGATCCCGTCCAGGCCGCGATCGCTGTCCTGCAATCGAGCTTCGGCAATGATGCCGTCGCCCTGCGCAATGGCCTCGTCACCTATCTCAAGGACATTCACGAACGCGGCCTCATCCATGCGGAAGAGCGCCTGCTCGCCGAGCGGGATGGCTTGGCTTGTGCCCACCGCCTGTCAGCGACAATGGACAGGATCATCGCCATCGCCTTCGGGGTGGTGACGCAACTCCTGCATCCGCAGCCGGAAGGAGCTGGCGCCTCGACCCTCGCGATTGTTGCCGTGGGGGGATATGGCCGCGGGACGCTCGCCCCCGGCTCCGATGTCGACGTCCTCTTCATGATGAGCGCTCCGGCCAAGCCCAAGGGCGCGCTGCGATCCCGCCCCAGTCAGACGCCCCCCGCGGCACAGGCGGGCTGGGGCGAGCGGGTCGTCGAGGCCGTGCTCTATGTACTGTGGGACCTCAAGCTGAAGGTCGGACACGCCACGCGCACCGTTGACGAATCCATTCAGGAGGCGACCAACGACCTGACTATCCGGACGGCGATCCTGGAAGCGCGCTATCTCGTCGGAGACAGGGCGCTGTTCGACGAGCTGGTCACCCGTTTCGATAAAGAAATCGTCAGCAGCACGGCGCCCGCCTTCGTCGAGGCCAAGCTCGCCGAGCGCGACGCCCGGCTGCGCCGCGCCGGCACCTCGCGCTACGTGGTCGAGCCGAACGTCAAGGATGGCAAGGGTGGCCTTCGCGATCTCAACACCCTGTTCTGGATCGCCAAATATGCCTATCGCGTGCGCGACGCGAAGGAACTCGTCGCCGCCGGACTGTTCACCCAGGATGAGTTCGCGCTCTTCCAGCGCTGCGAGTCGTTTCTCTGGCGGGTACGCTGCCACATGCATTTCGTGACGGGGCGTGCCGAGGAGCGCCTTTCGTTCGACCTGCAACCGCCTATTGCGCTCCGCAACGGTTATATCGCCCATGGCGGCCTCTCGGCCGTCGAGCGCTTCATGAAGCGCTATTTCCTCACGGCCAAGGACGTCGGCGACCTCACGGCGATTGTCTGCGCGGCGCTCGAGGCCCGCCACGCCAAGCCCCGCCCGGTACTCGACCGCTTCGTCAGCCGGTTGCGCAGCCGCCGCAACTACCGCGCGCTCGAATCGCGGGACTTCATCCTCGACAACAACCGAATCACGATTGCAGACAACGAGGTTTTCAAACGTGATCCGATCAACCTCATCCGGCTCTATTGGCTCGCAGACCGCCATAGCTATGCCATTCACCCCGACGCAAGCCGCCTGGCGACACGCTCGCTGACGTTGATCGACCGTTCGGTGCGCAACGACCCGGAAGCCAATCGGCTGTTCCTGGATGTCCTGACCTCCCACAACACACCGGAAATCGTCCTGCGGCGCATGAACGAATCCGGTGTACTCGGGCGCTTTATCCCGGAATTCGGACGCATCGTCGCTCTGATGCAGTTCAACATGTACCACCACTATACGGTGGACGAGCATCTCCTGCGAGCCGTCGGCGTGCTCGCCGATATCGATGCCGGGCGCGCTGACGCGGAGCATCCGCTGTCGGGTGAAGTCATCGGCACCATCCAGAACAGGCAGGCGCTTTACGTCGCGGTTTTTCTCCACGACGTCGCCAAGGGCCGCCAGAGCGATCACTCCGCCGGCGGCGCGCGCGTCGCCCGCAAGCTTGGACCACGCTTCGGCTTGACCCCGGCCGAGACGGAGACGGCAGCCTGGCTCGTCGACAATCATCTGCTGATGTCGATGGTCGCCCAGAGCCGCGACATCAACGATCCATCGACGATCCGCAGTTTCGCCGGCACCGTCCAGACGATGGAGCGGCTCAAGCTGCTCCTCATCCTTACGGTCTGCGACATCAAGGCCGTTGGCCCGGGCGTCTGGAACGGATGGAAGGGCGAACTGCTGCGAAGTCTCTACTACGAGACGCAGATCGCGCTGACCGGCGGTCACGTCTCGGCGAGCCGCAACGAGCGTGTCAGCGCCGCGCAGGCCGAACTGCGGGAGGCACTGCCGGACTGGTCCGGCGCGGACTTCGCCGCCTATGCCGCGCGACATTATGCGCCCTATTGGCTCAAGGTGGATCTTGCCCGCAAGATCCAGCACGCCAAACTGATCCGGCGCGCGGAGGAAACCGGCGAGACCACAGTGACGGCGGTGGAAACCGACGGGTTCCGTGGCGTCACCGAGCTTGTCGCCGCGGCGCCCGACCATCCCCGGCTCCTCGCCATCCTCACCGGGGCCTGCGCCGCCGCCGGCGGCAATATCGTCGATGCGCAGATCTTCACGACGACGGACGGCCTTGCCCTCGACACCCTGGTCATCTCGCGGGCCTTCGATCGCGACGATGACGAACTGCGGCGTGGCGAGCGGATCGCACAGGCCATCAAGCGAGCCCTGACCGGCGAAGTGCGCATCGCCGATCTTGTCGCGTCGCGCCGCCCGAAGAAGGATCGCAGCCGCACGTTCCACGTTCCGACCGAGGTCATCGTCGACAACAGCCTGTCGGACCGGCACACCGTGCTCGAAATCTCAGGGTTGGACCGGCCGGGGCTGCTCTATGACCTCACGACGGTGCTCAGCCAGCTCAATCTGAACATCGCATCCGCCCATATCGCCACCTACGGTGAAAAGGTGGTGGACGTCTTCTATGTCACCGACCTCACTGGCGCGAAGATCGACAACTCCAATCGACAGACAACCATCCGGCGCGCCATCGAGCGCATCTTCCTGGAAGAGCAAGCGGATGTGGCTGATAGCAAAACCGGCTAG